The Patescibacteria group bacterium genome has a segment encoding these proteins:
- a CDS encoding FAD-dependent thymidylate synthase — protein MTKLTHEEIELLKRYVTDPIGNVFCVTNLAGLTGAAYARYSRAKGGFREVLLKEFIKEGVVDHQHASELIQRVLIAYGDDSVGELEGAHLSFEEISILATKEIEECRIGGSPIEQSTRYVFYDQKDDHGHFRYYTDPAIASSPYAQLYIETMDWLFQTYCDLIEPMQEYYRKLKSLEQAEYDIKGQGIKQRWVDLTDPADQKAFKRTYQSDIRTRACDALRAILPLATRTNVGLFGNGRFFQSMLSSLYSSSLPEANMLGNASQAQLNQVMPVYIRRAETNAYQNECEQRQQELSEEYLKHVKPMSDEPVALYDNGASYLAHCLAGQVVTLDLVKKTMNEIRDQLTLALMLYPTSKHPLNQLVKIVGQMTHEQRQKLINGYVGNRRNRRDRPYRAFESGYDYTFDLVTDFGVYKDLMRHRMTSQLRQRFSPLLGFNMPPDIIAAGHESKVRECHDRSVNLYNTLVKDFPIAASYATLHGSNVRWLMAFNEREAYHLLELRTTPQGHSGYRRVAQLMHQKIKERSAWRADLMKFVDYHEYQWARGDAEAKQRVKEKDLDKKIGHLDTL, from the coding sequence ATGACAAAATTAACTCACGAAGAAATAGAGTTGCTAAAGAGATATGTTACCGACCCGATAGGTAATGTATTTTGCGTCACCAATTTAGCCGGATTGACTGGTGCCGCCTACGCTCGTTACAGCCGAGCTAAGGGAGGCTTCAGGGAGGTCCTGCTGAAGGAATTTATCAAGGAGGGCGTAGTTGACCACCAGCACGCTTCCGAGCTCATTCAGCGCGTTTTAATTGCTTATGGGGATGATTCAGTCGGCGAGCTGGAAGGGGCGCACCTGTCTTTTGAAGAAATATCCATTTTGGCCACCAAGGAGATCGAAGAGTGCCGCATCGGCGGTTCCCCGATTGAGCAATCGACACGGTACGTGTTCTATGATCAAAAGGACGACCATGGCCACTTTCGCTATTACACTGATCCGGCCATAGCTTCATCGCCCTACGCTCAGCTGTATATCGAAACGATGGACTGGCTGTTTCAGACCTACTGCGACCTGATTGAGCCGATGCAGGAGTATTACCGCAAGTTGAAATCGCTAGAACAGGCCGAATATGACATAAAAGGCCAGGGCATTAAACAGCGCTGGGTCGATTTAACCGATCCGGCGGATCAAAAAGCGTTTAAGCGCACCTACCAGTCCGATATCCGAACCCGGGCTTGCGATGCGCTACGGGCTATATTGCCGTTAGCTACGCGGACAAATGTCGGCCTATTTGGCAATGGGCGCTTTTTCCAAAGCATGCTGTCAAGTCTGTATTCCAGTTCATTGCCAGAGGCGAATATGTTGGGCAATGCATCGCAAGCGCAATTGAATCAGGTAATGCCGGTGTATATCCGTCGGGCCGAGACCAACGCCTATCAAAATGAATGCGAGCAACGACAACAGGAATTAAGCGAAGAATATCTAAAGCATGTCAAACCGATGTCTGATGAGCCGGTCGCATTGTATGACAACGGCGCCAGCTACCTGGCCCACTGCCTGGCTGGCCAAGTGGTGACGCTAGATTTGGTGAAGAAAACCATGAATGAAATCCGGGATCAGCTGACCCTGGCTTTAATGTTATACCCAACTTCGAAGCACCCGCTTAATCAGCTGGTAAAGATCGTCGGTCAAATGACGCACGAACAACGTCAAAAGTTGATTAATGGCTACGTGGGAAACCGGCGCAACCGGCGTGATCGTCCCTACCGGGCCTTCGAAAGCGGCTATGACTACACATTTGATTTGGTAACCGACTTTGGGGTATACAAAGACTTGATGCGACATCGGATGACATCGCAATTACGCCAGCGATTTTCTCCCTTATTAGGTTTCAATATGCCACCGGATATAATAGCCGCTGGCCATGAATCCAAGGTGCGGGAATGTCATGATCGGTCGGTAAATTTGTATAATACTTTAGTTAAGGATTTTCCAATCGCCGCTTCGTATGCCACGTTGCACGGTTCTAACGTGCGCTGGTTGATGGCCTTCAACGAGCGGGAGGCCTATCATTTATTGGAATTACGAACCACACCACAGGGCCATTCCGGTTATCGCCGGGTGGCGCAATTAATGCATCAGAAAATTAAGGAACGTTCGGCTTGGCGCGCCGATTTGATGAAGTTCGTTGATTATCATGAATATCAATGGGCGCGGGGAGACGCCGAAGCTAAACAACGCGTCAAAGAAAAAGATTTGGACAAGAAGATCGGCCACTTAGATACCCTATAG